A genomic window from Synergistota bacterium includes:
- a CDS encoding chemotaxis protein CheA — translation MGMSQYLQVFLDESGEHLQRLNELLLELEKEPGNKDLLNEIFRIAHTLKGMSATMGFDSMAELTHQMEDVLDKLRNDKLEPSPDIVDILFECLDTLEAMVDEIGDTGKCSVDALSIIDRLRRFAGAEEVPTTAPSPPPPAEAPSALPEREEKPAEAEAPAEEIAVSFNEYDKEVMKEAYHKGFKAYKIKVILDEGCLLKAARAYIVFHELGEMGEIIKSIPPSEDIEEEKFENEFIVVFISKEEADKIKTRIEGVSEIKEVIVSLVKLEELGLEEAKEAPSREAKEEAPAVSAPARPVSPTAPSAPAVSAAPAVDKEKLLKHRIKGMRTIRVDIDRLDDLMNLVGELVINKTRLVQIGSVYKLTELDETLAQIGRITTELQAVVMKLRMVPVEHVFNRFPRMVRDLAREEGKEVEFIIEGKETELDRTVIDEIGEPLVHLLRNAIDHGIEPPDERERLGKPRKGLLKLSAHHEGNYVVIEVRDDGKGIDIEKVKQRAVERGIVSPEEVERMTENEILMLITLPGFSTSDKVTEVSGRGVGMDVVKSKVEALNGILEIETEKGKGTKVIIKLPLTLAIIQALLTKVGEEIYAIPLANIDETLSITPQDVKLVRNQEVILLRGSVLPLVKLHDVLDVPPAPSKNGDEEEYAVVVARVGEKRAGLVVDTLIGQQEIVIKSLGKLLRGIKGISGATILGDGKVALILDVVPLVS, via the coding sequence ATGGGAATGTCTCAATATTTACAGGTCTTTCTCGATGAGTCGGGAGAGCATCTTCAGAGGTTAAATGAGCTCCTATTGGAGCTCGAAAAGGAACCGGGAAATAAAGATCTCTTAAATGAGATTTTTAGAATAGCTCATACTTTAAAGGGAATGTCAGCAACCATGGGATTTGACTCTATGGCGGAGCTTACTCATCAAATGGAAGATGTCTTAGATAAGCTACGTAATGATAAGCTTGAACCCTCTCCAGATATAGTGGATATCCTCTTTGAGTGCCTTGATACCCTTGAAGCTATGGTAGATGAGATAGGAGATACGGGTAAATGCTCTGTTGATGCTTTATCTATAATAGATAGGCTGAGGAGATTTGCCGGTGCCGAGGAAGTTCCAACAACGGCACCTTCGCCTCCACCTCCAGCAGAAGCTCCATCTGCTCTACCTGAGAGAGAGGAAAAACCCGCTGAGGCAGAAGCACCTGCTGAGGAGATTGCAGTTAGCTTTAACGAATACGACAAGGAAGTAATGAAAGAAGCGTATCATAAGGGATTTAAGGCATATAAGATAAAGGTAATTTTGGATGAGGGATGCTTGCTTAAAGCTGCTCGTGCTTATATAGTGTTTCACGAACTGGGAGAAATGGGAGAAATAATAAAGTCTATACCTCCCTCTGAGGATATAGAAGAAGAAAAATTCGAAAATGAGTTCATTGTCGTGTTTATTAGTAAGGAGGAAGCAGATAAGATTAAGACGAGGATAGAGGGTGTTTCCGAAATAAAGGAAGTTATAGTTTCACTGGTTAAGCTTGAGGAACTTGGGCTCGAAGAGGCTAAAGAGGCTCCTTCACGGGAAGCTAAGGAGGAGGCACCCGCGGTGTCTGCTCCTGCAAGACCGGTTTCTCCAACTGCTCCTTCTGCGCCTGCTGTATCAGCTGCTCCAGCTGTTGACAAGGAAAAGCTCCTTAAGCACAGAATAAAGGGAATGAGAACCATAAGGGTAGATATAGATAGGCTTGATGATCTTATGAACCTCGTTGGCGAACTTGTTATCAATAAAACGCGCCTCGTTCAAATAGGATCCGTTTATAAGCTTACCGAGCTTGATGAAACTTTAGCGCAAATTGGGAGGATAACGACTGAGCTTCAGGCAGTAGTTATGAAGCTCAGGATGGTTCCTGTTGAGCATGTTTTTAACAGATTTCCGAGAATGGTGAGGGATCTTGCAAGGGAAGAAGGCAAAGAAGTTGAGTTCATTATAGAAGGTAAGGAGACAGAGCTCGATAGAACTGTTATAGACGAGATAGGCGAGCCGCTGGTCCATCTATTAAGAAATGCGATAGATCATGGCATAGAACCGCCTGATGAGAGAGAAAGGCTTGGGAAGCCTCGTAAGGGATTACTCAAGCTTTCAGCGCATCATGAAGGTAACTATGTGGTAATAGAGGTTCGGGATGATGGAAAGGGAATAGATATAGAAAAGGTTAAGCAAAGGGCGGTAGAGAGGGGTATAGTTAGCCCTGAAGAAGTGGAGAGGATGACGGAAAATGAAATTCTAATGCTGATAACGCTGCCGGGGTTCAGCACCTCTGATAAGGTCACGGAGGTTTCGGGTAGAGGAGTAGGCATGGATGTCGTTAAATCTAAGGTTGAAGCCTTGAATGGGATTTTGGAAATAGAAACTGAGAAGGGTAAAGGAACGAAGGTAATTATAAAGCTACCGCTTACCTTGGCTATAATTCAGGCGCTTCTGACCAAGGTAGGAGAGGAAATATATGCCATTCCTCTTGCTAACATAGATGAAACATTGAGTATCACTCCGCAGGATGTGAAGCTTGTTAGAAATCAGGAGGTCATTCTCCTAAGGGGAAGCGTGCTTCCCTTGGTAAAGCTCCATGATGTGCTCGATGTTCCTCCGGCTCCGAGTAAGAACGGAGATGAGGAGGAGTATGCTGTTGTCGTGGCTCGCGTTGGTGAAAAGAGAGCGGGATTAGTAGTCGATACCCTTATAGGTCAGCAGGAGATAGTTATAAAGTCCTTGGGGAAGCTCTTACGCGGAATAAAGGGCATTAGCGGAGCTACCATTCTTGGAGATGGAAAGGTAGCTCTGATCTTAGATGTTGTGCCTTTGGTAAGCTAA
- a CDS encoding chemotaxis response regulator protein-glutamate methylesterase, with the protein MRKIRVLVVDDSALMRRVISDMLNENPEIEVIGTARDGYDAIRKIMELKPDVVTLDLEMPRLDGLNTLGYIMSETPLPVIMLSSYTREGAEATLKALDYGAFDFVPKPSGPISLDIRKIKEELIKKIKAAYRADLSRLKFLLPRKEKKVKRVEKPAPTEVGVVVAIGSSTGGPRALQEVIPKLPSDIRASILVVQHMPPGFTKSLAERLESLSSISVKEAVEGDLLREGLALIAPGDYHMIVSRSRYEVKIRLNQDPPVWGVRPSVDVMMLSVAEIFRGKTVGVILTGMGRDGARGMKKIKEYGGITIAEDKSTCVVFGMPKVAIDEGAADIVVPVDRIAEEIVKAVRKLG; encoded by the coding sequence ATGAGGAAAATAAGAGTGCTGGTTGTGGATGATTCTGCTCTGATGAGAAGGGTTATATCAGATATGCTTAATGAGAATCCAGAGATAGAGGTGATAGGAACGGCAAGGGATGGGTATGATGCTATAAGGAAGATCATGGAGCTTAAACCTGATGTGGTTACCTTGGATCTCGAGATGCCCCGCTTGGATGGTCTTAATACTCTCGGATATATAATGAGCGAAACCCCTCTTCCTGTAATAATGCTTAGCAGTTATACGCGAGAAGGAGCAGAGGCAACGCTTAAAGCCCTTGATTATGGTGCGTTTGATTTCGTTCCTAAGCCATCCGGGCCCATATCTCTTGATATAAGAAAGATCAAGGAAGAGCTTATAAAGAAGATAAAGGCAGCTTACAGAGCCGATTTAAGCAGGCTTAAGTTTCTTCTACCTCGCAAAGAGAAGAAGGTTAAGAGGGTTGAGAAACCTGCTCCTACTGAGGTTGGAGTTGTGGTTGCTATAGGCTCATCAACGGGAGGACCAAGGGCGCTTCAAGAGGTCATACCAAAACTACCCTCGGATATAAGAGCGAGTATTCTCGTTGTTCAACATATGCCACCTGGCTTTACGAAGTCTTTGGCAGAGAGGCTTGAGTCGCTTTCTTCTATAAGTGTGAAAGAAGCAGTAGAAGGTGATTTATTGAGAGAGGGGCTTGCTTTAATAGCGCCGGGAGATTATCATATGATTGTAAGTAGAAGTAGGTACGAGGTCAAGATAAGGCTTAATCAGGATCCCCCGGTATGGGGGGTACGTCCTTCTGTCGATGTTATGATGTTATCGGTAGCAGAGATATTCAGAGGCAAGACCGTGGGCGTTATCCTGACTGGTATGGGTAGGGACGGAGCTCGCGGCATGAAAAAGATAAAGGAGTATGGAGGTATCACTATAGCTGAGGATAAGTCAACATGTGTTGTTTTTGGAATGCCGAAGGTTGCCATAGATGAGGGTGCAGCCGATATAGTCGTTCCAGTTGATAGGATCGCAGAGGAGATCGTTAAAGCGGTTAGGAAATTGGGGTAA